From Mycolicibacterium nivoides, a single genomic window includes:
- a CDS encoding AraC family transcriptional regulator yields the protein MAVIRGTALTNFHQLVAELGGDSHALLADAHIPYDDVGRQDRFISLPNGAQMLEDTAATLETPDFGRRLALLQGIDILGPVGLAGRNAATVADAFMIFEKFMAAYSPSITARVTPHLDPELPRFEFEFLLDPSPPQAQAIELSLGVTLRVLRLFLGAAYRPVAVHLPHTALAPADDYQSYFGCPPRFFEPVAGFTLRTTDLQRPLPADQLAHQTAVDYLAQVMGEFNPATSQLVRTLVRQLLPTGAIGLADIARHIALHPKALQRRLRAENATFADLVDQTRREAAQRLLLDTDLALDQLCRQLGYAEQSVLTRSCKRWFGTTPTAYRNTRIASPPQP from the coding sequence ATGGCCGTGATCCGGGGCACGGCACTCACGAATTTTCACCAACTCGTCGCCGAACTCGGCGGAGATAGTCACGCACTGCTCGCCGACGCTCACATTCCGTACGACGACGTCGGTCGCCAGGACCGGTTCATCTCGCTTCCCAACGGCGCCCAGATGCTCGAAGACACCGCCGCCACACTCGAAACCCCCGATTTCGGGCGGCGTTTGGCGCTCCTCCAAGGCATCGACATCCTGGGCCCGGTCGGGCTAGCGGGCCGCAATGCCGCCACCGTTGCCGATGCGTTCATGATTTTCGAGAAGTTCATGGCGGCCTACAGCCCCTCGATCACCGCCCGGGTGACCCCACATCTCGACCCGGAACTACCACGCTTCGAATTCGAATTCCTGCTCGACCCGTCACCCCCGCAAGCCCAGGCGATCGAACTGTCGCTGGGAGTCACGCTGCGGGTCCTGCGGCTGTTCCTCGGCGCCGCCTACCGGCCGGTCGCGGTGCACCTGCCCCACACCGCACTGGCACCCGCCGACGACTATCAGAGCTACTTCGGTTGCCCGCCACGCTTTTTCGAGCCGGTCGCGGGCTTCACCCTGCGCACCACCGATCTGCAGCGCCCACTGCCCGCCGATCAACTCGCTCACCAGACCGCGGTCGATTACCTTGCCCAGGTGATGGGCGAATTCAACCCGGCGACCAGCCAATTGGTGCGCACCCTGGTGCGCCAACTCCTGCCCACCGGGGCCATCGGCCTGGCCGACATCGCCCGTCACATCGCCCTGCACCCCAAGGCACTGCAGCGGCGGCTGCGCGCCGAGAACGCCACGTTCGCCGACCTGGTCGACCAGACGCGCCGCGAGGCCGCGCAACGCCTGCTGCTCGACACCGATCTGGCCCTCGACCAGCTGTGCCGCCAACTCGGCTACGCCGAGCAGAGCGTCCTCACCCGATCCTGCAAACGGTGGTTCGGCACGACTCCCACGGCCTACCGCAACACCCGGATCGCGTCGCCGCCTCAGCCCTGA
- a CDS encoding heme-binding protein codes for MVPAFAAGAVGIAVGLLSPVTAVAEPPPRPPNCTAADLAGIASGVAASTSTYLFTHPDVNDFYTSLRSRPDEETPEATRAYFDANPQAHADLAGIRQPLTDFRARCGIKAPDQPLGQ; via the coding sequence ATGGTCCCGGCTTTCGCGGCCGGTGCCGTCGGGATCGCCGTCGGTCTGCTCAGCCCGGTGACCGCTGTGGCCGAGCCGCCGCCGCGCCCGCCCAACTGCACGGCCGCCGACCTGGCCGGCATCGCCTCGGGCGTCGCCGCCTCGACGTCGACATACCTGTTCACCCACCCGGATGTGAACGATTTCTACACAAGTCTGCGAAGCCGTCCGGACGAAGAGACTCCGGAGGCCACTCGCGCCTACTTCGACGCCAACCCGCAGGCCCACGCCGACCTCGCCGGGATCCGTCAACCACTCACCGACTTCCGAGCCCGGTGCGGTATCAAGGCACCTGATCAGCCATTAGGACAATGA
- a CDS encoding CaiB/BaiF CoA transferase family protein, protein MQGVRVLEVAQFTFVPAAGAILADWGADVIKVEHPVRGDTQRGFINMGGFQLDPNRHPLIEHPNRGKRSVGIDVSTPGGQEILYEIAKTADVFLTNYLPAQRQKNKFDVEHIRAVNPNIIYARGSAYGDKGPERDTGGFDGTAFWTRSGVGHALTPEAINGALSQGIPAFGDSIGGMNIAGGIAAALFHRERTGETAEIDVSLLSTAWWAAGASVTQGMETGETMRSLMPDDATSVNPFMANYRTSDGGTINLCIVSPTGYIRDAFEHLGLPELADDPRFCDVLPLIENASEGVELIAQAIGSKPFEYWRQHLKTMKGQWAPFQSLVDLAGDDQAVANDMIVEVEATDGGKPFKVVRGPVQFNHEPLETTRAPQASEHTEIVLMELGIDWDRISELKDSGAIA, encoded by the coding sequence ATGCAGGGCGTGCGAGTGCTTGAGGTCGCTCAGTTCACCTTCGTACCGGCGGCGGGTGCCATCCTCGCCGACTGGGGCGCCGACGTCATTAAGGTGGAGCACCCCGTCCGCGGCGATACCCAGCGCGGCTTCATCAACATGGGCGGGTTCCAGCTCGACCCCAACCGTCATCCGCTCATCGAGCATCCCAACCGCGGCAAGCGCAGCGTCGGCATCGACGTCTCGACCCCCGGCGGCCAGGAGATCCTGTACGAGATCGCCAAGACCGCCGATGTGTTCCTCACCAATTACCTGCCCGCCCAACGGCAGAAGAACAAGTTCGACGTCGAGCACATCCGCGCGGTGAACCCGAACATCATCTATGCCCGCGGCAGTGCGTACGGCGACAAGGGGCCGGAGCGCGACACCGGCGGCTTCGACGGCACCGCATTCTGGACCCGCAGCGGCGTGGGGCACGCCCTCACGCCGGAGGCGATCAATGGTGCTCTGTCCCAGGGCATCCCGGCCTTCGGCGATTCGATCGGCGGGATGAACATCGCCGGTGGCATCGCCGCCGCCTTGTTCCACCGGGAGCGCACCGGAGAAACCGCCGAGATCGACGTCTCGCTGCTCAGCACCGCCTGGTGGGCGGCCGGTGCCAGCGTCACCCAGGGCATGGAGACAGGTGAGACGATGCGCTCGCTGATGCCGGACGATGCCACCTCGGTCAACCCGTTCATGGCCAACTACCGGACTTCCGACGGAGGCACCATCAACCTGTGCATCGTCAGTCCGACGGGCTATATCCGCGATGCCTTCGAACACCTCGGTCTGCCCGAATTGGCCGACGACCCGCGGTTCTGCGACGTGCTGCCGCTGATCGAGAATGCCTCGGAAGGCGTCGAGCTCATCGCGCAGGCGATCGGCAGTAAGCCGTTCGAGTACTGGCGCCAGCACCTCAAGACCATGAAGGGCCAGTGGGCGCCGTTCCAGAGCCTCGTCGACCTCGCCGGAGACGACCAGGCCGTCGCCAACGACATGATCGTCGAGGTGGAGGCCACCGACGGCGGCAAGCCGTTCAAGGTGGTGCGCGGGCCCGTGCAGTTCAATCACGAACCGCTGGAGACCACGCGCGCGCCACAGGCGTCCGAGCACACCGAGATCGTGCTGATGGAACTCGGCATCGACTGGGATCGGATCAGCGAGCTCAAGGACTCCGGCGCGATCGCCTGA
- a CDS encoding SDR family NAD(P)-dependent oxidoreductase, whose translation MGQLDGKTALVTGGTSGIGLATARRLADEGAYVFITGRDRARLDEAAASIGAHGIQSDISKIDELDTLAQEIGKRGKGLDVVFANAGGGDFATLPEVTPEHYRDNFDRNVAGTVFTVQKVLPLLNEGASIVLAGSTAASEGVPAFGLYAASKAAIRSLGRTWAAELADRKIRVNTIVPGPIETPGLTGLAPADQKQDLLDGMAAQVPMKRLGRPEEIASAVLFLASDQSSFMTGAELAVDGGQIQT comes from the coding sequence ATGGGACAGCTCGACGGCAAGACGGCACTGGTCACCGGAGGAACCTCAGGCATCGGCCTGGCCACCGCACGACGGCTCGCCGACGAAGGTGCCTACGTCTTCATCACCGGCCGCGACCGCGCTCGCCTGGACGAAGCGGCCGCCTCCATCGGCGCCCACGGCATTCAGAGCGACATCAGCAAGATCGACGAGCTCGACACCCTCGCCCAGGAGATCGGCAAGCGCGGCAAGGGGCTCGACGTCGTCTTCGCCAACGCGGGCGGTGGCGACTTCGCGACTCTCCCCGAGGTCACCCCGGAGCACTACCGGGACAACTTCGATCGCAACGTCGCAGGCACCGTGTTCACTGTGCAGAAGGTGCTGCCGCTGCTCAACGAGGGCGCCTCGATAGTCCTCGCCGGCTCCACCGCCGCTTCCGAGGGTGTGCCCGCGTTCGGGCTCTACGCGGCATCCAAGGCGGCCATCCGGTCGCTCGGCCGCACCTGGGCTGCTGAACTGGCCGACCGCAAGATCCGCGTCAACACCATCGTGCCCGGACCGATCGAAACACCCGGGCTGACGGGCTTGGCGCCGGCTGACCAGAAACAGGATCTGCTCGACGGTATGGCCGCGCAGGTGCCGATGAAGCGGCTCGGCCGCCCTGAAGAGATCGCCTCTGCGGTGCTGTTCCTGGCCTCGGATCAGAGCAGCTTCATGACCGGAGCGGAGTTGGCCGTCGACGGTGGACAGATTCAGACCTGA
- a CDS encoding nuclear transport factor 2 family protein, which translates to MDDVTTRLMEANLLAVFDQRDPKLRAEAIATTYADDVQWIDDEGVATGRDELDAKAAELQERLQGLHFVKAGPVRKTRGLGFLAWEVRTADDVTVASGFDVAEISSERIVRMWTVLNSPE; encoded by the coding sequence ATGGATGACGTCACCACCCGCCTTATGGAGGCCAATCTTCTCGCCGTGTTCGACCAGCGCGACCCGAAGCTCCGCGCTGAGGCCATCGCGACCACTTACGCGGACGACGTGCAGTGGATCGACGACGAAGGCGTCGCCACCGGACGCGACGAACTCGACGCCAAAGCGGCTGAGCTGCAGGAAAGGCTGCAGGGACTGCATTTCGTGAAGGCTGGTCCGGTTCGGAAGACTCGTGGGCTCGGGTTTCTGGCCTGGGAAGTGCGTACCGCGGACGATGTCACAGTGGCATCGGGCTTCGACGTGGCCGAGATATCGAGTGAGCGAATCGTTCGCATGTGGACAGTGCTGAACTCCCCGGAATAG
- a CDS encoding MarR family winged helix-turn-helix transcriptional regulator gives MAPRKVRDTSPKQGWLTPKQQRAWIAYMRVQLRMNYEMNRQLQADSGLSLADYDVLVALSARDEGMRVGDLAAQIGWERSRLSHQLRRMEERGLTERRPSAEDGRTTNVMLTESGQRAIEEAAPAHVDLVRSLFFDPLPDNLLAPFTAALEHIHVNLNHNSSLPAASS, from the coding sequence GTGGCGCCGAGAAAAGTGCGGGACACATCACCGAAGCAGGGGTGGCTGACGCCGAAGCAGCAGCGCGCCTGGATCGCCTACATGCGCGTGCAACTGCGGATGAACTACGAGATGAACCGCCAATTGCAGGCCGACTCCGGGTTGTCGCTCGCCGATTACGACGTGCTGGTGGCGTTGAGCGCGCGCGATGAGGGCATGCGCGTCGGCGATCTCGCCGCGCAGATCGGTTGGGAGCGCAGTCGGCTGTCACATCAGTTGCGGCGCATGGAGGAACGCGGCCTGACCGAACGCCGCCCCAGCGCCGAGGATGGCCGCACGACCAACGTCATGCTCACCGAGAGCGGGCAGCGGGCCATCGAGGAGGCCGCGCCCGCCCATGTCGATCTGGTGCGCAGCCTCTTCTTCGATCCACTGCCCGACAACCTGCTGGCACCGTTCACCGCGGCACTCGAACATATCCACGTCAACCTCAATCACAACAGCTCACTACCTGCCGCGTCGAGCTAG
- a CDS encoding acyl-CoA dehydrogenase family protein, producing the protein MTATGEVNERQARQVAEEAREAQWHQPSFGKELFLGRLRLDLVHPYPRGPAETTERGEAFLAKLRAFCETQIDAAVIERDAQIPDQVIRGLKELGAFGMKISPEYDGLGLSQVYYNKALTLVGSVHPALGALLSAHQSIGVPQPVSMFGTAEQKRTWLPRCTREISAFLLTEPDVGSDPARLHATATPDGDDYLLDGVKLWTTNGVIADLLVVMAQVPASDGHRGGITAFVVEADTPGIVVTNRNAFMGLRGIENGLTKLTDVRVPATNRIGREGEGLKIALTTLNVGRLSLPAVCTGTAKWSLKIAREWSKERVQWGRPVGEHDAVAGKVAFIAATAYGIESMVELAGELADAGRTDIRIEAALAKLYGSEMAWLIADELVQIRGGRGFETAESLAARGERGVPAEQVLRDMRINRIFEGSTEIMHLMLAREAVDAHLSVAGDIIDPEADLRKKAKAAAQAGKFYARWLPTLVAGKGQLPTSFTEFGPLAEHLRYVERASRKLARSTFYAMSRWQGRLEHKQRFLGRVVDIGAELFAMTAACVRTRSGTPDSAVDLADAFCRQSRVRAEQLFTELWDNSDDTDRTLAHEVLAGSYTWLEDGIIDPSIEGPWIAQEGGDVTEDVHRVIR; encoded by the coding sequence ATGACCGCTACCGGAGAAGTCAACGAACGACAAGCCAGGCAGGTCGCCGAGGAGGCGCGGGAAGCGCAGTGGCACCAGCCCAGCTTCGGCAAAGAACTGTTTCTCGGCAGATTGCGGCTGGATCTGGTCCACCCGTACCCGCGTGGTCCCGCCGAGACCACGGAGCGCGGCGAGGCATTCCTGGCCAAGCTGCGGGCGTTCTGCGAGACGCAGATCGACGCCGCGGTCATCGAACGCGACGCGCAGATCCCGGACCAGGTGATCCGGGGCTTGAAGGAACTCGGCGCGTTCGGGATGAAGATCTCCCCCGAATACGACGGGCTCGGCCTGTCTCAGGTGTACTACAACAAGGCACTCACCCTGGTCGGCTCGGTCCACCCCGCGCTGGGGGCCTTGCTGTCGGCGCACCAGTCGATCGGGGTACCTCAGCCGGTGTCGATGTTCGGGACAGCCGAGCAGAAACGCACCTGGCTGCCCCGGTGCACGCGGGAGATCAGCGCGTTCCTGCTGACCGAACCGGATGTCGGCAGTGACCCGGCCCGCCTGCACGCCACCGCCACGCCGGACGGCGATGACTACCTGCTCGACGGCGTCAAACTGTGGACCACCAACGGTGTGATCGCGGACCTGCTCGTGGTGATGGCACAGGTGCCTGCGAGCGACGGGCATCGCGGCGGTATCACCGCATTCGTCGTCGAGGCGGATACACCCGGCATCGTTGTCACCAACCGCAACGCGTTCATGGGACTACGCGGAATCGAGAACGGTCTGACCAAGCTGACGGACGTGCGGGTGCCGGCCACGAACCGCATCGGCCGCGAGGGAGAAGGGCTCAAGATCGCCCTGACCACGCTCAACGTGGGACGTCTGTCGCTGCCGGCCGTGTGTACCGGAACGGCGAAGTGGAGTCTGAAGATCGCCAGGGAATGGTCGAAGGAACGCGTGCAGTGGGGCCGGCCGGTCGGTGAGCACGACGCGGTGGCCGGCAAGGTGGCGTTCATCGCGGCTACCGCCTACGGCATTGAGTCGATGGTCGAGCTCGCCGGCGAACTGGCCGACGCGGGCCGCACCGACATCCGGATCGAGGCCGCGCTCGCCAAGCTCTACGGCTCCGAGATGGCGTGGCTGATCGCCGACGAACTGGTGCAGATTCGTGGCGGCCGCGGCTTCGAGACCGCCGAGTCACTGGCCGCCCGCGGGGAACGCGGCGTGCCCGCCGAGCAAGTCCTGCGCGACATGCGGATCAACCGGATCTTCGAGGGTTCCACCGAGATCATGCATCTGATGCTGGCCCGCGAGGCGGTCGACGCGCACCTCTCGGTGGCCGGCGACATCATCGACCCGGAGGCCGACCTCAGGAAGAAGGCGAAAGCGGCCGCGCAGGCCGGCAAGTTCTATGCGCGCTGGCTGCCCACCCTGGTCGCCGGAAAAGGCCAGTTGCCAACGTCATTCACCGAGTTCGGGCCACTGGCCGAGCACCTGCGCTATGTCGAGCGGGCCAGCCGAAAACTCGCCCGCAGCACCTTCTACGCGATGTCGCGGTGGCAGGGCAGGCTGGAACACAAACAACGCTTCCTCGGCCGGGTCGTCGACATCGGAGCGGAGCTGTTCGCGATGACGGCGGCCTGCGTCCGGACCCGCAGCGGCACGCCGGACTCCGCCGTCGACCTCGCCGACGCGTTCTGTCGCCAGTCCCGGGTGCGGGCCGAGCAGCTGTTCACCGAACTCTGGGACAACAGCGACGATACCGACCGCACGCTGGCGCACGAGGTGCTCGCCGGTAGCTACACGTGGCTGGAGGACGGAATCATCGATCCGTCGATCGAAGGGCCGTGGATCGCCCAGGAGGGCGGCGACGTGACGGAGGACGTGCACCGGGTCATCCGGTGA
- a CDS encoding NAD-dependent succinate-semialdehyde dehydrogenase, translated as MNTQNAIAELDTKHGILIDGQARGAASTFEVYDPASGLTIAEVADGTVTDARSAVDAAHRAFGDWARTSPRQRSDILRRVFDLMVADTERLAALICAENGKSQADARAEVGYAAEFFRWFSEEAVRTDGAYGVSPAGGTRTMVTHKPVGVAALVTPWNFPAAMATRKIAPALAAGCTVVLKPAAETPLTALAIAGILSAAGVPDGVVNMVPTTDAAAVVENWLSDDRVRKVSFTGSTGVGRVLLKQAADRIVNASMELGGNAPFVVTADADVEAAIAGAMVAKFRGGGQACTAANRFYVHASVVDRFVAGLGAEVAALRVGPASDPASQIGPLVSERAAQRVAAAIDAAVADGAVISAQADVPAAGWFVAPTLLTGVAPDAAILADEIFGPVAPVVVWEDEDDLLRWVNDTEYGLAAYVFAGRLQDALRLAESFDAGMVGINRGIVSDPSTPFGGMKQSGLGREGAREGLHEFQETQYFSVAFD; from the coding sequence GTGAACACGCAGAATGCGATCGCCGAACTGGACACCAAGCACGGCATCCTCATCGACGGGCAGGCCCGTGGTGCTGCCTCGACGTTCGAGGTGTACGACCCGGCCAGCGGCCTGACCATCGCCGAGGTCGCCGACGGCACGGTGACGGACGCCCGCTCGGCCGTCGATGCCGCGCACCGGGCCTTCGGTGACTGGGCCCGGACCAGCCCGCGGCAGCGCAGCGACATCCTGCGCCGGGTGTTCGATCTGATGGTCGCCGACACCGAGCGGCTGGCGGCCCTGATCTGTGCGGAGAACGGCAAGTCGCAGGCCGATGCCCGCGCCGAGGTGGGCTATGCCGCCGAGTTCTTCCGCTGGTTCTCCGAGGAGGCGGTGCGGACCGACGGCGCCTATGGTGTCAGCCCTGCCGGTGGCACCCGGACGATGGTCACCCACAAGCCGGTCGGGGTCGCCGCGCTGGTGACGCCGTGGAACTTCCCGGCCGCGATGGCCACCCGCAAGATTGCCCCGGCATTGGCCGCGGGCTGCACCGTGGTCCTCAAACCGGCGGCCGAGACACCCCTGACCGCACTGGCGATCGCCGGAATCCTCTCGGCAGCAGGTGTTCCCGATGGTGTGGTCAACATGGTGCCCACCACTGATGCCGCCGCCGTGGTCGAGAACTGGTTGAGCGATGACCGGGTCCGCAAGGTGTCGTTCACGGGCTCCACCGGCGTCGGCCGCGTGCTGCTCAAGCAGGCTGCCGACCGGATCGTCAACGCCAGCATGGAACTCGGCGGCAACGCCCCGTTCGTCGTCACCGCCGATGCCGACGTCGAGGCGGCCATCGCAGGCGCCATGGTGGCCAAGTTCCGCGGCGGCGGTCAGGCCTGCACCGCGGCCAACCGGTTCTATGTGCATGCATCGGTGGTCGACCGGTTCGTCGCCGGTTTGGGCGCCGAGGTCGCGGCACTGCGCGTGGGGCCGGCATCGGATCCGGCGTCGCAGATCGGTCCGCTGGTGAGCGAGCGCGCAGCGCAGCGAGTGGCTGCCGCGATCGATGCCGCGGTGGCCGACGGTGCCGTGATCTCCGCACAGGCCGACGTGCCGGCCGCGGGCTGGTTCGTCGCTCCCACGCTGCTGACCGGTGTCGCACCGGATGCCGCGATCCTGGCCGACGAGATCTTCGGGCCCGTCGCCCCGGTGGTGGTGTGGGAGGACGAGGACGATCTCCTGCGCTGGGTCAACGACACCGAATATGGTTTGGCGGCTTACGTTTTTGCGGGCCGTCTACAGGATGCGCTGCGGCTCGCGGAGTCGTTCGACGCGGGCATGGTCGGTATCAACCGGGGCATCGTGTCCGACCCGTCGACCCCGTTCGGCGGGATGAAGCAGAGCGGGCTCGGTCGCGAAGGTGCCCGTGAGGGTCTGCACGAGTTCCAGGAGACGCAGTACTTCAGCGTTGCGTTCGACTGA
- the gabT gene encoding 4-aminobutyrate--2-oxoglutarate transaminase: MTIAEIAGAAVAQERRLVTAIPGPISQEMQARKTAAVAGGVGTTLPVYVVAAGGGILVDADGNQLIDFGSGIAVTTVGNSAPAVVEAVAEQVAAFTHTCFMVTPYEGYVRVAEELNRLTPGDHEKRSVLFNSGAEAVENAVKIARAHTRRQAVVVFDHAYHGRTNLTMAMTAKNQPYKNGFGPFAGEVYRVPTSFPFRDGETDGAAAAARALDLIDKQVGAENVAAVVIEPIQGEGGFIVPAPGFLRALQDWCTANGAVFVADEVQSGFARTGAMFAIEHDDVVPDLIVTAKGIAGGLPLSAVTGRAEIMDAPHAGGLGGTYGGNPIACAAALAVIDTIEREGLLARAVEIEKTMIGRLDAIAAEDSRIGEVRGRGAMIAVELVKAGTTEPDANLARQVSAAAHAQGLVVLTCGTYGNVLRFLPPLSMPDHLLEEGLDILAAIFAETR; encoded by the coding sequence GTGACCATCGCTGAGATCGCGGGTGCGGCCGTCGCCCAGGAACGCCGACTCGTCACTGCCATTCCCGGCCCGATCTCGCAGGAGATGCAGGCACGGAAGACCGCTGCGGTGGCCGGCGGCGTCGGGACGACACTGCCCGTCTACGTGGTCGCGGCGGGCGGCGGAATCCTCGTGGACGCCGATGGCAACCAGCTCATCGACTTCGGCTCCGGTATCGCCGTGACCACCGTGGGCAACAGCGCACCGGCCGTCGTCGAGGCCGTCGCCGAGCAGGTCGCGGCGTTCACCCACACGTGCTTCATGGTCACCCCGTACGAGGGCTATGTGCGGGTGGCCGAGGAGCTCAACCGGCTCACTCCCGGTGACCACGAGAAGCGCAGCGTGCTGTTCAACTCCGGCGCGGAAGCCGTCGAGAACGCCGTCAAGATCGCCCGTGCCCACACCCGCAGGCAGGCCGTCGTGGTGTTCGACCACGCCTACCACGGCCGTACCAACCTCACCATGGCCATGACCGCCAAGAACCAGCCGTACAAGAACGGGTTCGGGCCGTTCGCCGGTGAGGTGTACCGGGTGCCCACATCGTTCCCGTTCCGTGACGGCGAGACCGACGGTGCGGCTGCGGCCGCCCGCGCCCTCGACCTGATCGACAAGCAGGTCGGCGCCGAGAACGTTGCCGCCGTGGTGATCGAACCCATTCAGGGCGAGGGCGGCTTCATCGTTCCCGCACCGGGTTTCCTGCGCGCCCTGCAGGACTGGTGTACCGCCAACGGCGCGGTGTTCGTCGCCGACGAGGTGCAGTCGGGCTTCGCCCGCACCGGTGCGATGTTCGCCATCGAGCACGACGACGTCGTGCCCGATCTGATCGTCACCGCCAAGGGCATCGCGGGTGGCCTGCCGCTGTCGGCGGTCACCGGTCGCGCCGAGATCATGGACGCGCCGCATGCCGGCGGCCTCGGCGGTACCTACGGCGGCAACCCGATCGCGTGCGCCGCTGCCCTCGCCGTCATCGACACCATCGAGCGTGAGGGACTGCTGGCCCGCGCCGTGGAGATCGAGAAGACCATGATCGGCCGCCTCGACGCGATCGCCGCCGAGGATTCCCGGATCGGCGAGGTCCGCGGCCGCGGCGCCATGATCGCCGTCGAACTGGTCAAGGCGGGCACCACCGAGCCCGACGCCAACCTGGCCAGGCAGGTCTCTGCCGCCGCACATGCCCAGGGCCTGGTGGTGCTGACCTGCGGTACCTACGGCAACGTGCTGCGGTTCCTGCCGCCGCTGTCGATGCCTGACCACCTGCTCGAGGAGGGCCTGGACATCCTGGCCGCCATCTTCGCCGAGACCCGCTGA
- a CDS encoding PucR family transcriptional regulator has protein sequence MVLVGDVLDVRALGLVAVEVCHRDAPVRWVATSELADPGPFLEGGEILLTTGLETGAWHDQWDGYVRRLADAGVAAVGFAIGLTHAETPAALAAACRRHQLNLFEVPRRTTFVAISRHVAHLLEEQESTATRESLQIQRKLISAAAKPDPVVAVITALAAALDGATCLMNPDGRVVTGPVGTRRNEFPLDEVAQDVKRLQAHGLRSAAAQSNPTLSVSVHPIGLRGRASAYLAALVPARASEAQRQAVTTAVALLGLIDEQDRSRATTRQHLRSRALELLAESDDRTAQLVLEVDQPAAELPKHIRFLRATGDESAIENAVASLERRGILAGVYVGELCAVVAPAQAKATGSQLAEGGLQVGVGNAVTPGDGATGYRTAGLALAQATEVSGVVLWDQVIDNGPLSLIDPEKAAAFAESWLHGLDSEQLEILRCFLRHHGSRLKVAEELGLHRNTVRNRLAAIEAALPGKLDDPQTRVSAWIALQSAPDDLRP, from the coding sequence ATGGTTCTGGTCGGCGATGTCCTGGATGTGCGCGCGCTCGGGTTGGTCGCCGTCGAGGTCTGTCACCGCGACGCACCGGTCCGCTGGGTGGCCACGAGTGAACTCGCCGATCCGGGGCCGTTCCTGGAGGGCGGGGAGATCCTGCTGACCACCGGTCTGGAAACCGGGGCCTGGCACGACCAGTGGGACGGCTACGTGCGCAGACTTGCCGACGCCGGTGTGGCCGCCGTGGGGTTCGCCATCGGCCTCACCCACGCCGAGACTCCTGCCGCCCTCGCGGCCGCCTGCCGAAGGCACCAGCTGAATCTGTTCGAGGTGCCGCGCCGCACCACCTTCGTCGCGATCAGCCGGCACGTCGCGCATCTACTGGAGGAACAGGAGTCGACCGCGACGCGCGAGTCACTCCAGATACAGCGCAAGCTCATCTCGGCCGCAGCCAAACCCGATCCTGTCGTCGCCGTCATCACCGCACTGGCCGCGGCGCTCGACGGCGCGACATGCCTGATGAATCCCGACGGCCGGGTCGTGACCGGCCCGGTTGGCACCCGCCGCAACGAGTTTCCGCTCGACGAGGTCGCCCAGGACGTCAAGCGGTTGCAGGCCCACGGATTGCGTTCGGCCGCAGCGCAGTCCAATCCGACGCTCTCCGTGTCCGTCCATCCCATCGGGCTACGCGGCCGGGCATCGGCCTACCTGGCCGCATTGGTGCCCGCCAGGGCATCGGAGGCGCAGCGCCAGGCCGTGACGACCGCGGTCGCCCTGCTCGGCCTCATCGACGAACAGGATCGTAGCCGCGCCACGACCCGACAGCACCTCCGCAGCCGAGCACTCGAGCTGCTCGCCGAAAGCGATGACCGCACGGCGCAATTGGTGTTGGAGGTGGACCAACCAGCGGCCGAGCTGCCCAAGCACATCCGCTTCCTCCGGGCCACGGGAGACGAGTCCGCGATCGAGAACGCCGTGGCTTCCCTGGAGCGGCGGGGCATCCTCGCCGGGGTATACGTCGGCGAGCTGTGCGCGGTCGTCGCACCCGCGCAGGCGAAAGCAACCGGTTCACAGTTGGCCGAGGGCGGCCTACAGGTCGGCGTCGGGAATGCGGTGACACCCGGCGACGGCGCGACCGGCTATCGCACGGCCGGACTCGCACTCGCCCAGGCCACCGAGGTGTCCGGGGTGGTGCTGTGGGACCAGGTGATCGACAATGGCCCGCTCAGTCTGATCGACCCCGAGAAAGCCGCGGCATTCGCCGAATCCTGGTTGCACGGGCTCGATTCCGAACAGCTGGAGATCCTGCGTTGCTTCTTGCGCCATCACGGATCGCGCCTGAAGGTCGCCGAGGAACTCGGCCTGCACCGCAACACCGTGCGCAACCGTCTCGCGGCCATCGAGGCGGCACTGCCCGGCAAGCTCGATGACCCGCAGACCCGGGTGAGCGCGTGG